The following DNA comes from Candidatus Nanopelagicales bacterium.
GTCGCTCAGATGATGGCCCGCGTCCGGGCGCATGACCTCGCGGAGATTCGTCGGAGCAAGGGCCTGACCCAGCGGCAGGTAGCTGCGGAAATGGGGGTGAGCGTGGGTCGGATTTCACAGATTGAGCACGGCGATGTGTCCGGCCTTGACGTCCTGGACCGATACGTCGCAGCACTCGGGGGACATCTGGGACTGGTTGCGACGTTCGGCGATGAGCAGCTGAGGGTCGGCTGAGGATTCATGGGTGGCACAGGAGA
Coding sequences within:
- a CDS encoding helix-turn-helix transcriptional regulator; its protein translation is MGVTKWSDVRERHVEQVGEQVLGERVAQMMARVRAHDLAEIRRSKGLTQRQVAAEMGVSVGRISQIEHGDVSGLDVLDRYVAALGGHLGLVATFGDEQLRVG